One window from the genome of Halictus rubicundus isolate RS-2024b chromosome 7, iyHalRubi1_principal, whole genome shotgun sequence encodes:
- the LOC143355873 gene encoding uncharacterized protein LOC143355873, with amino-acid sequence MSQPDGLVPGDVRTAATEVHRVAIRVPPFWPEQPLIWFSQIEAQFILNGITADATKFYYVMSQLDAKYAIEVQDIFTNPPDKDKYETLKKQLIHRLTASQGNRIRQLLEQEEIGDRSPSQFLRHMRRLAGTTVSDEFLRTLWAGRLPNMTRAIVTAQADLPLDKLAEIADQIHAEGAGQPQIASVTTDRGTEMLLQRLEQLEARIAELSVSRRTERSGSRFRRRSRSRSKSREQQHSSQGKVCWYHQVFKERSTKCRSPCSYESSGNGPNRH; translated from the coding sequence ATGTCCCAACCAGACGGTCTCGTACCAGGAGACGTACGCACAGCGGCCACCGAGGTGCATCGAGTGGCAATTCGCGTGCCACCTTTCTGGCCGGAACAGCCGTTAATCTGGTTTAGTCAGATCGAGGCACAATTTATCCTGAATGGCATCACAGCCGACGCGacgaaattttattatgttatgtCGCAGCTAGATGCGAAATACGCGATAGAAGTCCAAGACATTTTCACGAACCCGCCGGATAAGGACAAATATGAGACGCTGAAAAAGCAGCTAATCCACCGATTGACGGCCTCCCAAGGCAATAGGATCCGGCAGCTGCTAGAACAGGAAGAAATCGGAGACCGATCCCCCTCGCAATTCTTACGGCACATGAGGCGTCTAGCAGGAACCACTGTGTCGGACGAATTCCTGCGCACATTATGGGCAGGTAGATTGCCGAACATGACTCGGGCGATCGTGACAGCACAGGCGGACCTACCGCTTGACAAGTTGGCAGAAATTGCGGACCAAATCCATGCAGAAGGAGCTGGCCAGCCGCAGATAGCAAGCGTCACGACGGACCGTGGAACTGAGATGCTGCTCCAACGATTAGAACAATTGGAAGCGCGCATCGCGGAGTTGTCTGTTTCGCGCCGTACAGAGCGTAGTGGATCTCGGTTCCGACGCAGATCGCGATCGCGCAGCAAAAGCAGGGAGCAGCAGCACTCATCACAAGGAAAAGTATGCTGGTACCACCAGGTCTTCAAGGAGCGGTCGACGAAATGCCGTTCACCATGCAGCTATGAGTCGTCGGGAAATGGACCAAACCGGCACTGA